One window of the Salvia splendens isolate huo1 chromosome 1, SspV2, whole genome shotgun sequence genome contains the following:
- the LOC121805541 gene encoding UDP-glucosyltransferase 29-like: MEREKQESFKVLMFPWLAHGHVFPFLELAKRLSTTHYFTMYLCSTTINLDSIKSSRPKMLLSVKLVELHMPSPPQLPPHLHTTKNLPSHLMTTLIKTFQESSSSFSDIVDSLKPDLVIFDVLQPFAPKVASSKGIPSVYFSTSGATPASYLHHLYTVGSGATFPFPAISLPDDELPRRLSLLAQYMKDADDDFAYGALTRSTDIVLSKSSRHVEQKYADYLSALSKKQIVCTGPLIAADVDRHEDIEIMKWLNGKTLDSTIYISFGSECFLSKKQIGEIAKGLDLCDASFLWVIRFPAEEEAGTGIRLIEEELPAGFLETVKERGLVVTKWAPQTKILGHLSIGGFVSHCGRSSITESMYFGVPVIAMPMNADQPMNAQLMVELGVGVVVEKDHENGVYVGEEVAKAINKVMVEKNALYEGLRSRARRLSETLREKEDEEVNEVAQQLFKICAKNKK, from the coding sequence ATGGAGAGAGAGAAGCAAGAAAGCTTCAAAGTCCTCATGTTTCCATGGTTAGCTCATGGACATGTATTCCCATTCCTCGAACTCGCCAAACGCCTCTCAACGACACACTACTTCACCATGTACCTATGCTCCACCACCATCAACCTAGATTCAATCAAATCCAGTCGTCCGAAGATGCTGCTATCAGTGAAACTAGTAGAGCTGCACATGCCATCTCCACCTCAGCTCCCTCCCCACCTCCACACCACCAAGAATCTCCCCTCCCATCTTATGACAACCCTTATCAAAACCTTCCAAGAATCAAGCTCAAGCTTCTCAGACATCGTAGATTCACTAAAGCCAGATCTTGTCATATTCGACGTATTACAACCATTTGCGCCCAAGGTTGCTTCATCCAAAGGTATACCTAGTGTCTACTTCTCAACCTCTGGCGCAACGCCCGCGTCTTACCTACACCATTTGTATACAGTGGGGAGTGGTGCTACCTTCCCATTTCCAGCTATAAGTCTTCCTGATGATGAGTTGCCAAGGAGGCTTTCCCTTCTCGCGCAATATATGAAGGACGCAGATGATGATTTTGCTTACGGAGCATTGACAAGATCAACAGACATAGTCCTGTCAAAGAGCTCCAGGCATGTTGAACAGAAGTATGCAGACTATCTCTCTGCTTTGAGCAAAAAGCAGATAGTTTGCACCGGCCCCTTGATCGCTGCGGATGTTGACAGGCACGAGGATATCGAGATCATGAAATGGCTAAATGGGAAGACTCTTGATTCTACAATATACATCTCCTTTGGCAGTGAGTGCTTTTTATCCAAGAAGCAGATTGGAGAAATAGCAAAAGGGCTGGATCTTTGTGATGCTAGCTTCTTGTGGGTGATCAGATTTCCTGCTGAGGAGGAGGCGGGCACGGGAATCAGACTGATCGAAGAAGAACTGCCTGCGGGGTTTCTTGAAACGGTGAAGGAGAGGGGGTTGGTTGTGACAAAATGGGCGCCACAGACGAAGATATTAGGCCATTTGAGTATAGGTGGCTTTGTGAGTCATTGTGGAAGGAGTTCAATCACGGAGAGCATGTATTTTGGTGTTCCGGTTATAGCTATGCCGATGAATGCTGACCAGCCTATGAACGCTCAGCTAATGGTGGAGCTGGGTGTTGGCGTGGTGGTTGAAAAGGATCACGAAAATGGAGTGTATGTGGGGGAGGAGGTTGCTAAAGCAATCAATAAGGTGATGGTGGAGAAGAACGCGTTGTATGAAGGTCTGAGGAGCAGAGCTCGGAGATTGAGTGAGACGTTGAGAGAGAAGGAAGACGAAGAGGTGAATGAAGTAGCTCAGCAGCTATTCAAGATTTGTGCCAAGAACAAGAAATAA
- the LOC121757586 gene encoding beta-D-glucosyl crocetin beta-1,6-glucosyltransferase-like, with protein MESNQASLSILMFPWLAHGHVFPYLELAKNLTKHNFTIFFCSTPIILQSLPLPHHLPITLIPLHLPSPPELPPDLHTTKHAPPHLMPLLRDTFHASKAAFSAILASLRPDILLYDAFQPWAAEAATKFEIPAVHFATTGAAAYSFYYHLFLKKTTPFPHDALYLRPHEREALQQAADSNLRDSDLSEGLPHFTRSRDIVLMKTSRGVEGKYLDYLSLLCNKKIVPVGPLVSTTEKTDSDIMDWLSKKERSSTIYISFGSENYLNKKQVQEMAKGLEASRANFIWVVRFPLGEREEEEEALPLGFEERVGERGKIVEGWAPQAEILSHENVCGFVSHCGMSSMIESVYFGVPVIGVPFKVDQPLNSRVLVEAGVGVEVVRDDSGDFRGDDVAEAIGRVVEGGEEMRARAAGMREAMRGEEECAVAEAAAHLRRICREGFVKHDRCTIEKNGFGSTLFH; from the coding sequence ATGGAGTCAAATCAAGCAAGTCTCTCCATCCTAATGTTCCCATGGCTAGCTCATGGCCATGTCTTCCCCTACCTTGAGCTAGCCAAGAATCTCACCAAACACAACTTCACCATCTTCTTCTGCTCCACTCCCATCATCCTCCAATCCCTCCCACTCCCCCACCACCTCCCCATCACCCTCATCCCCCTCCACCTCCCCTCCCCGCCGGAGCTCCCTCCGGACCTCCACACCACGAAGCACGCGCCGCCCCACCTCATGCCCCTCCTCCGCGACACGTTCCACGCCTCCAAGGCCGCCTTCTCCGCCATCCTCGCCTCCCTCCGCCCCGACATCCTCCTCTACGACGCCTTCCAGCCCTGGGCAGCCGAAGCCGCCACCAAGTTTGAAATCCCCGCCGTCCACTTCGCCACCACCGGCGCCGCCGCCTACTCCTTCTACTACCACCTCTTCCTTAAAAAAACCACCCCCTTCCCCCACGACGCGCTCTACCTCCGCCCCCACGAGCGGGAAGCCCTTCAGCAGGCCGCTGACTCCAACCTGCGAGACAGCGACCTCAGCGAGGGGCTTCCCCACTTCACTCGGTCCCGCGACATCGTCCTGATGAAAACGTCGCGGGGTGTGGAGGGTAAGTATTTGGACTACTTGTCCCTCTTGTGTAACAAGAAAATAGTCCCGGTGGGCCCACTTGTTTCAACAACAGAAAAAACAGATTCAGACATCATGGATTGGCTAAGCAAGAAAGAGAGATCGTCAACGATTTACATCTCATTTGGAAGCGAGAACTATTTAAACAAGAAACAAGTTCAAGAAATGGCTAAAGGTCTAGAAGCTTCGAGAGCCAACTTCATATGGGTGGTGAGATTTCCATTAGGggagagagaggaggaagaagaagcgcTTCCGCTAGGGTTTGAAGAGAGAGttggagagagagggaagaTTGTGGAGGGGTGGGCCCCGCAGGCGGAGATTCTGTCACATGAGAATGTTTGTGGTTTTGTGAGTCACTGTGGGATGAGTTCGATGATCGAGAGTGTGTATTTTGGGGTGCCGGTGATCGGAGTTCCGTTCAAGGTGGATCAGCCGTTGAATTCGAGGGTGCTGGTGGAGGCCGGGGTCGGGGTGGAGGTGGTGAGGGATGACAGCGGGGATTTCCGAGGAGATGACGTGGCGGAGGCGATCGGGAGGGTGGTGGAAGGTGGGGAGGAGATGAGGGCGCGGGCGGCCGGGATGAGGGAGGCGATGAGGGGGGAGGAAGAGTGCGCGGTGGCCGAGGCCGCCGCGCATCTCAGGCGGATTTGTAGGGAGGGTTTTGTTAAACATGATAGGTGTACAATAGAGAAGAATGGCTTTGGTTCGACGTTGTTTCATTAG